DNA from Fusarium musae strain F31 chromosome 7, whole genome shotgun sequence:
CGACAAAAGTCATGGAGACGAGATGAGTTTCTCATCTCGACCGACCCTTCATTAATCCCAGTCAAAGAAGTCATCAAAGTCTTTACTTCCAAGGAATTCTACTGGGCAAAACCTCTCCCAGAAGACGCGACCCGCGAAATGCTCAACAATGGCCTCTGCTTCGGTCTCTACGACACAGATACAGACTCTCCACCTCCATCTCCCGGCAATCCTATTAAGAAGAAACCGTCCGGCCCCAAGTTCATCGGCTTTGCGCGCTGCATTACAGACTTCACAACAGTCCTCTACATAACCGACGTCTGGGTCACACCCGCCTACCGCAGCGAAGGACTAGGCACATGGCTTATGGAATGCATAAACGAAGTTGCCGAGTCAATGCCTCATTTGAGAAAGAGTATGCTAGCTACGGGCGATTGGGAAAAGAGCGTTCCGCTTTATGAGAGTGTTATGGGGATGAAGGTTACGGAGGGGACGAGAGGGGAGACGAGGGCGAttatggagaagagaggaaggGGAAATCCGAGATATGAGGAGAAgtaggagaagaaggaataaTAGATGAAGATTTTCGGGGAGTTTTTATATCCTAGTTACTACTGCATTTGATTCCTGAGACTTCGTGTCATGAATTCACGGTTATAGGGATGTCATGCCCGAGGTTGAGTGGCCAACAGAAAATGCGGGGTTACCCACCAAGTTCTAACCTCACATCATACATCAACCACCAAATTCATCATCACAGTCCACAATCTCTCACCACATAATTACGAAACTATCGTAAAACCAACAAAAATGCCTTTCCCAAAACTCCCTCCAAGAGCC
Protein-coding regions in this window:
- a CDS encoding hypothetical protein (EggNog:ENOG41), which translates into the protein MVTAASELRQKSWRRDEFLISTDPSLIPVKEVIKVFTSKEFYWAKPLPEDATREMLNNGLCFGLYDTDTDSPPPSPGNPIKKKPSGPKFIGFARCITDFTTVLYITDVWVTPAYRSEGLGTWLMECINEVAESMPHLRKSMLATGDWEKSVPLYESVMGMKVTEGTRGETRAIMEKRGRGNPRYEEK